GGACACTATCTGAcctattaatatttttttaaaattaaggCATCGTATATACTCGTTCCGTTTTTGGAAaagtgttaatttttttttcttcaatttgacCAATTTTTAGATTAAAATGAAAAGTGAAAGTACAAAAAGAATTAGTAGTTCATACTTACGCCTTAAATGTGACTTACCCGCTACATAATCCCGTTCTAGATTCTTTTTATCGATCCAAAGAAAAATTCAGTTCTTAGTAAACAGAAAACCGGGAGCAATATTAGGACACTAGCCCGTGCATTTTGCACGGGCATGCGCAACACTTGTTATCATATAGGagtaatataaaattaaatataCTCATAAATACCATGTCTAATATGAAAGAGTATCAAATCTTAATaataatgcttcaaaaaaaaaaaattaaaaaatcttaATAATATTGGAGTATCAAaactttattttatttccaagtATACACGAAGTCTGTCCTTTATAAACCAGTCTTCCTCCAAGGCTCCAACTACAATTTCATTTTGTAATTAACGATTCTGCTCTCTGGTCAAAACAATTTACATGGCTCCATTTTCTGGTCTTAAGATTACTAGCTtcgtaccactttttgttggattGTTTTTGGCATATCATGTAGTTATACAAGTACAAGGAGTAAGGGATATTGCTAGTAGATTAACCGAGGAAGAAAATCTGGAGGTGGAAAGACAACTCCAGATGCTAAACAAACCACCTATCAAAACAATACATGTAAGTATTTGGTCCAGTGTATGTTTCTTTTCATGATGTTATCAGTCTTAGATTTTGCAATTTTGATTTTGCTCTtcctgttcataattttggtcgGTAAAGAATAGTATTGTGAGATTAAAAGAACACCGAATAAAAGAAAAGGTATCCTGAATATGAGGCCTAGTGATCTCTGCCAAGATGGTTTACGGGGAAATTTACTATTTCACATGGATGTGTATAcccatttatatatatatgtggaaTCTACGGAAAAATAAAATGATACTAATGATTTTACTATTTTGGTTGTTATGGCATACTAGACCCGTTGGGGCGTCATCTATGACTGCATTGAATTCCACAAGCAACCTGcatttgataatccattgttgaaGAAACATGCAATCCCGGTAATGCTTTTGTCTCTCCATCTGTAAGATTTTTGTTGTGCTTAATTACTCCTTGTTAGGCAGCTTTTTGGTCATAGAAATGATGATTAATATAGACGGATGCATTTATCGATTGATTTCTTTTTGTCGCGTTTAATATTTAGGTAATATTTTGTGATCCTAATTTATGGATATGGTCTAATGGTTGAGTTTTACTTTCAGAAAAAAGTCGAAACTGCACCTAGAAGCCCAAAGGAAACATTAATGAGTCGAATTGAAGGATGCCCAAAGGGAACAGTTCCTATTCGTAGGACAACTAAAGAAGATCTTTTGAGAGCCAAATATTTATCTTCCACTTCCAACGCCCCAGGCGATGAATATGTATGTAAAATAACTCTAATTGTATTTGCAATTtcaattattagtggtgaatccTTTTATCATATAATGTTTTAAACTGTCTTTTTTATGCTGCAAAAATTGCTTGTTTTCAGAGAGCAGGTAGTACTCTTCAAACATCAGACCAGAAAATCTTTGGAGCCACTGGAGTAGTAAATGTGTGGCATCCCAAAGTAAATCCCGACCAATTTAGCGGGGCTGAAATTTCAGTAACAGCAGGCCCGGCAGACCAGACTAATGAAATCAGATTTGGATGGACAGTGAGTATTAGTTTCTCTATTTGTTTTCGTTTTACAGTTAAATAACAATAATTACCATCACATTAGAATGTTATTAAAAGATTAAACCATTGCACTTCACTAGCTTTTACATCTAAACGTACCTCCCTACCTGTCTTTCCGTTGCTTCCAAATGTCTCTTGCATCTCTCTTCTTCTATAACAACCATATTAGGGCGTTTGCCACAAATACATATATACATGTTGTTAATTAAACAGTTCTGTATCATGAATCCCATTTTCCGCATTCCCAGTAAGTAGGGTGCAAAGATATCCTACTTTTCATTTGTAAGTTTCTTCTAAAAACAactgtttttgttccatctttgtTCTTGTAATTTATTTGACTTACATCTATCAGGTTAATCCACAATTATATGGGGATGATCGGCCTTCAACTTATTCGTACTGGACTGTAAGTTTTTGATAGTAAACCTTACAGCATTTATCTTTTTGGTCAGTTTTTGACTTGGAAGATTTATGGATATGGTAATTTTTTCGTTTTTCTATCAGGGTGATGGTGGTCATAATACAGGATGTTACAATACTCTTTGCTCTGGATTTGTACAAGTTGACCAACATTATACCCCTGCTATGGCCGTTGCTAACACATCAACTATTGGAGGCACCCAGTATATACTTATATCGAGCATTATTCGGGTATGTAAACATTATAGCCTTTATTTACCTTTGACTCTCTCCTAGTAACAATTATCTAATAATAAGCCTTAACCATTTGTTGCACCAATGGCCTAACCACCCTGTGTTTTAAGTAATATGTGCATGTTGCATTAACAGGAACGTGAAACAGGGCACTGGTGGTTGATGCTTGAAAACAAGATTCAAGTTGGTTACTGGCCAAGAGAACTATTCCCTCAATTTGAATCTGGTGCCGATTATATTTACTGGGGTGGTCACGTAAAATCTGGAAAAGACGGGATGCCAGAAATGGCTAGTGGTAATAGACCAGATAGGTTTAACAATCACACTGGCTATTTTGAACAACTTGAATATAAAGACAAGGACGACCGTTGGGTACCTTATCCCAAGATTC
This genomic interval from Papaver somniferum cultivar HN1 unplaced genomic scaffold, ASM357369v1 unplaced-scaffold_107, whole genome shotgun sequence contains the following:
- the LOC113327686 gene encoding uncharacterized protein LOC113327686; the protein is MAPFSGLKITSFVPLFVGLFLAYHVVIQVQGVRDIASRLTEEENLEVERQLQMLNKPPIKTIHTRWGVIYDCIEFHKQPAFDNPLLKKHAIPKKVETAPRSPKETLMSRIEGCPKGTVPIRRTTKEDLLRAKYLSSTSNAPGDEYRAGSTLQTSDQKIFGATGVVNVWHPKVNPDQFSGAEISVTAGPADQTNEIRFGWTVNPQLYGDDRPSTYSYWTGDGGHNTGCYNTLCSGFVQVDQHYTPAMAVANTSTIGGTQYILISSIIRERETGHWWLMLENKIQVGYWPRELFPQFESGADYIYWGGHVKSGKDGMPEMASGNRPDRFNNHTGYFEQLEYKDKDDRWVPYPKIQSIVDCKGSYDSFWDDEHAILHFGGPGGGTCD